DNA sequence from the Chthonomonadales bacterium genome:
CGCCGCTCCGGTCGCCCGCGCCGGGTCGCCGACGGGTCCGGCGGGCCCGATGCCCTCTCCAGTCGCGCCGCGGGCGCCGGCCGCCGCGATGGCGGCCTTGCCAACCGCGGCGGCGCCGGGCCCCTCCCTGGCAGCGGCCGGGCCGGCGCCCGTCTCCCAGGCGGCCGCCCTCGCCGTGGCGGCCGCGGCTGAGACGGCGTCTCGGCCCGGCGGCCAGGGCGCGTCACCGGCCGGCTCGGACGACTCCGACCACCCGGCGACGGCCGCGCGCGGACGCGTCGGCACGCACCCTGCGGCCGAAGCTCCGAGCGCCGACCGCACGGCGGACCTCGGCGCGGCGCCCGTGGCCGCGCGGTCGCGCGAGATGGCCCGCGCGGCCCAAACGGCGTCGACCGCCTCCGAGGGCGCGCGCGATGCCGACGCCCGCGCACGCATCGTTGACCAGGTGCTCGCGCGGCTCGACAGCATGCGCCTGGCGAGCGGGCGTCAGGAGGTGCTGCTGCGCCTCGACCCGCCGCACCTGGGCGAGCTGCGCCTGACGATCTTGCGGCACGGCGACGCGATTTCGGCGCACGTCGTCGCCGAGACGCAAGCGGCTCGCGAGGCGCTCACGGCCGGGCGCGACGACCTGCGGTCCGCCCTGGAGACTCGCGGGTTCTCGCTGCAGCAACTCGACGTCGCCCTGCAGCAGGGCGGCGGGGGCGCGCGCCACTATGCGTTTCGGCAGGGCGACCCGGGCGATGGGGCGGCGCGGAGCGACGCGGCGATCCGACTGGCGCGGGCGCCGTCGGGGCCAGCCGCGGCTGGCCCGGCGCGGGCCTTCCGATCCGGCGTGGGCGCCGTGGACTACACGGCATAGGAGGAGACGAACCATGGGAATCGCGGGCGTGAGCGGCGCGAGCGCCGCGTCGTCGGCCGCACAGAGCGCGGGCGGCGGTCGGCATCTCGGGCAGACCGAGTTCCTCTCGCTCCTGGTGACGCAACTCACCAACCAGGACCCGATGTCGCCGCAGGAGGACAAGGAGTTCGTGGCGCAGATGGCCCAGTTCTCGGCGCTGGAGGCCGCCAACCAGACGAGCGCGGCGCTCTCGCGCCTTCAGGGGGCCGCGCTGCTTGGCAGGACGGTGCAGGCCGTTGCCGATGGCGACGCGGGCTCCATGCCCGTCACGGGCGTCGTGAGCGCCGTGGCGTACCGGCAGGACGGCGTGCACCTGCTGGTGGGCGAATCGGACGTGATGCTCTCGGACGTGTCCGAGGTGTCGGTCGGCTAGGAGCGCGCAGATGGCGGATCCCGTTCGCATCGAAGACAGGCTGATCGGCGAGCTACGGCCGACTCCGGTCGGTGGCCGGCCGGCGCGGCCGGGCCCGGCGCCCGACGGGCCGGCGTTCCGCGACGCCCTTCAGCAGGCCCTGCAGGCTCGGCCCGGCGGCCTCAAGTTCTCGGCGCACGCGCAGACGCGCATCCAGTCGCGCCAGATCGCGCTGGGCGCCGAGGACGTGCAGCGTATCGAGGGCGCCGTGCAACGCGCCGCGAGCAAGGGCGCGCGCGACTCGCTCGTGCTCCTGGACCAGGCGGCGTTCATCGTGAGCGTGGCGAACCGGACCGTAGTCACGGTGGTGGATAAGGAGAACCTGAAGCAGAACGTGTTCACGAATATCGACAGCGCCGTCATCGCCTGATGGCCCTGACGCGCGAGCCACTACCAGGCCGGACCGACGTCGCCTCGACGCGGAGGCCTGCGCCCCCGACCGAACGACGGGGCGATCCGAACGACGGAGGTCACCCACATGCTGCAAGCGATGTTCTCGGGCGTGAGCGGGCTCCAGGCCCATCAGCTCAAGATGAGCGTCATCGGCAACAACATTGCCAACGTAAACACCTACGGCTTCAAGTCCGGGCGAGTCTCCTTCCAGGACCAGCTCGCCCAGATGCTGCGGCCGGCCACCGCGCCGAGCGACACCGCCGGCGGCCTCAACCCGGCGCAGGTCGGCCTGGGCGTGTCGCTGGGCTCCATCGACACGATCGAGACGCAGGGCAACCTGCAGACGACGGGCAAGGGCAGCGATCTGGCGATCCAGGGCTCCGGCTTCTTCGCGGTGACCGATGGCAGCGCCGTCGAGTATACCCGTGACGGGTCGTTCGACCTGGACAGCACCGGCGCCATCGTGAACCAGTCGACGGGCCGGCGTCTGCTGGGCTACGCGGCGGACGCAAGCGGCCACGTCGACACGGGGGTGCCGATCACGGCGGCCAGCGTGCTGACCGTGCCCATCGGCCAGCTCGGCAGCGCCAGGGCGACGGAGCGCATCCACTTCGTTGGCAACCTGGACGCGGCGGCGGCAGTCCACTCGACCGCGGTGACCTACAGCGGCAACCTGAGCTCCGCGGCGGCGGCTGACGACAGCGTGTCGGTGACCAGCACGGTCTACGACACGCTGGGCAACCCGCACGAGGTCCAGGTCACGCTGTCGAACCCGGCGAGCGGCCCGGCGGGCGCCGGCGTGCCCGCCGG
Encoded proteins:
- a CDS encoding flagellar hook capping protein, giving the protein MGIAGVSGASAASSAAQSAGGGRHLGQTEFLSLLVTQLTNQDPMSPQEDKEFVAQMAQFSALEAANQTSAALSRLQGAALLGRTVQAVADGDAGSMPVTGVVSAVAYRQDGVHLLVGESDVMLSDVSEVSVG
- a CDS encoding flagellar hook-length control protein FliK encodes the protein MACPVRLSRVALLGVVGERTPAGRQTGRDDPFRGKLLAGRGAPPRAAGHHRDLERARQRLERAAPSQDEPAADRAGTLAAAATPPPRQARATEEGPPGEGGRGAPSRAVGAGEGPARGESETTTTMPEVDAAPMTDGEPSAPLSTPSQTTTTVSLAAAPAPGEAGAAPEALPRSAGPSAGAPATGDPAAAPDASEAPAAPPTPSDAPTAGTRSGDRVIVVQRGPQRVAIGLIPPEPLATSPSGQGAAPVARAGSPTGPAGPMPSPVAPRAPAAAMAALPTAAAPGPSLAAAGPAPVSQAAALAVAAAAETASRPGGQGASPAGSDDSDHPATAARGRVGTHPAAEAPSADRTADLGAAPVAARSREMARAAQTASTASEGARDADARARIVDQVLARLDSMRLASGRQEVLLRLDPPHLGELRLTILRHGDAISAHVVAETQAAREALTAGRDDLRSALETRGFSLQQLDVALQQGGGGARHYAFRQGDPGDGAARSDAAIRLARAPSGPAAAGPARAFRSGVGAVDYTA